The following coding sequences lie in one Drosophila sulfurigaster albostrigata strain 15112-1811.04 chromosome 2R, ASM2355843v2, whole genome shotgun sequence genomic window:
- the LOC133835796 gene encoding protein crumbs isoform X1: MAITAYASATAAAATNNAHVTQQQPRQLRQKQQQTTNQQRQRLRQSRARTKSAVQITSTSTLTPLLKRAISAPQWIFLFILIYLATDVASVEVHTREAYFNGSAYLRLLTPMPTWDHSAISFRSCRGGEILAQQYNKNSIVISVLNDALQVSLAGPAVIGIKNRLDVRLPYQLLDNRWHTLQFKYEYGNLYLHVDREAIIFANSTYNSQFLTNQDIGSEAAILILGNSFSGCLLDGPGLQFVPGNMTIQNAVFGVCPLSFGPCSEQELFARLQDNYCLNDPCMGHGTCTSNADGYECRCTARYSGKNCQKDNGSPCAKNPCNNGGTCRENARGEYQCICDVNHSGDHCETEVNVHPLCQASPCLNNGACVVLAGSSSPICECKKGYTGVRCEIDMDECASQPCQNNGSCIDRNNGFSCDCSGTGYTGPFCQTNIDECELQNPCLNGGHCFDTYGSYTCQCLDGWHGEICEKPISCQTQQCLNGGTCVNKPIGFQCICAPEYSGELCQLGPSCAQTCPIDSECIGGVCVCKPGTSGPIGHCLPTTTTPTPEQPTTTMLITTSAMRITTTTTPPITTTTTDSNKQQQQLLLLQQQQQQQSAPTQRSASLNACPQENCLNGGTCLGYNSNNYTCICASGYTGYNCQLNSADGGTTLALTPINCNATNGKCLNGGTCSMNGTHCYCAVGFSGDRCEKVENCTPLNCQEPMICAQNQCICPENKICNQCATHPCQNGGACLDLPNGDYECKCQRGWMGRTCGNDVDECVQQPNICGNGICKNEKGSYKCYCTPGFTGIHCDSDVDECLSHPCLHGATCHNKLFFFKYGKHRILRQINAYECDCKPGYQGENCEIDIDECISNPCSNGSTCIDMINNFTCSCIPGMTGRICDIDIDDCISAPCQNNGLCIDELGGFHCDCSGTGYEGKNCELNIDECVSNPCKNGARCIDKVKDYFCECHGGYNGKNCEQDINECESNPCQYNSTCLERSNSTLYQMSKNMDLPRVFSQSFSYENASGYECVCVPGIIGKNCEININECESNPCSKHGTCNDGIGTYTCECDPGFEGTHCEINIDECDRYNPCQNGTCIDQINDYDCDCDANFGGKNCSVPLIGCLSGPCLNNGTCRPYLVNETTHLFNCSCEHGFQGYTCEKTTTLSMVVSSLITVKTQRDEGYDINLQFKTTLPNGVLAFGTSGGQNEPVSYILELINGRLNLHSSLLNKWEGVFIGSKLNDSNWHKVFVAINTSHLVLSANDEQAIFPVGSYETANNSQPSFPLTYLGGTIPNLKSYLRHLTHQPSSFVGCMQDVVVNGKWIFPDEQDTDENTKLSYVQSGCPRTEQCKPNPCHSNGECTDLWHTFACHCPRPFFGHTCQHNMTAATFGHENTTHSAVIVETTDVARRAIRSILDISMFIRTREPAGQVFYLGSDPRKAPTKNVGDSYVAAKLHGGELLVKMQFNGTPEAYTVGGQKLDNGYNHLIEVVRNQTLVQVKLNGTEYFRKTLSTTGLLDAQVLYLGGPAPTRESLLPASTEPGLDESSLATSNAAISKELDDSKDYFKGIIQDVKVSNGSLNMIVEMYPLNVTDVNVNAKPFGVVSIDRASVLPGEVSDDLCRKNPCKHNAECRNTWNDYSCKCPNGYKGKDCQEIEFCQLVTCPGSSVCQNLDDGYECLTNITFTGQEHTPLVFNYFKEPLADENGVTKQPILKPVIEIAYRTRAGGTLLFIDNNDSFFEIGVNGGRVTVTWKLNNLHIGESGRFEKENTDGEWSRIYLRAHGGKLEGGWKGWESMVDPTPGFSTDIDQGAFQELLSSSTQVYLGGMPESRHSRGSTQSSQQGSQFKGCLGEARVGDLLLPYFSNAELYPPTENVSVQLQAQFRLNSSRPEEGCILCFQVDCKNWGYCNVPTEEYACTCQAGYEGDDCATDIDECLNTHCENNGTCINQVANFYCQCQPGFEGRYCEQNIDECATQPCHNGGNCTDLIAAYECICPDDYTGPQCDALKQMTCENEPCRNGSSCENGFNAQTGNNFTCTCSMGFEGPLCDTPFCELTPCANGGLCLSTNTIPNCKCSLGYTGRLCEQEIDECASNPCQNGGLCQDLVGGYVCNCFSTGFDGIHCENDIDECAHDEYCGGLGRCINMPGSFKCICQTPFCGAYCNVTDPCNTPNICANGGQCTETCGAEADYSCNCTEGFMGKNCTALIMAKDDGPSTTDIAIIVIPVVVVLLLIAGALLGTFLVMARNKRATRGTYSPSAQEYCNPRLEMDNVLKPPPEERLI, from the exons ATGGCTATAACTGCTTATGCGTCAGCAACTGCTGCCGCCGCTACCAACAACGCGCACGtcacacaacagcaaccgaGACAGCtaaggcaaaagcaacaacaaacaacaaatcagcAGCGACAGAGACTGCGACAGAGCCGTGCGCGCACGAAAAGCGCAGTTCAAataacgtcgacgtcgacgcttACGCCACTGCTCAAGCGCGCCATTTCAGCGCCCCAATGGATATTTCtcttcattttgatttatttagcaacag ATGTCGCCTCAGTGGAAGTGCACACAAGGGAGGCATACTTCAATGGATCCGCTTACCTGCGCCTACTGACGCCCATGCCCACCTGGGACCATTCGGCGATCAGTTTCCGCTCGTGCCGCGGCGGGGAAATACTGGCTCAGCAATATAACAAAAACTCAATTGTAATCTCAGTGCTCAACGATGCTCTGCAAGTCTCACTGGCCGGTCCGGCCGTCATCGGGATCAAGAATCGCCTCGATGTTAGATTACCCTACCAACTGTTGGATAATCGCTGGCATACGCTACAATTCAAATACGAGTATGGTAATCTCTATCTGCATGTGGATCGTGAGGCAATTATATTTG ccaACTCAACTTATAACAGTCAGTTCTTGACCAATCAGGATATTGGCAGCGAAGCAGCTATTTTGATCTTGGGCAACTCGTTTTCGGGTTGTCTGCTTGATGGACCTGGACTGCAGTTTGTGCCCGGCAATATGACTATACAGAATGCTGTCTTTGGTGTCTGTCCCTTATCCTTTGGACCGTGCAGCGAACAGGAGTTGTTCGCCAGGCTACAAGACAACTATTGCTTGAACGATCCATGCATGGGACACGGAACTTGCACCTCGAATGCTGATGGCTATGAATGCCGTTGCACAGCTCGCTACTCGGGCAAGAATTGTCAGAAGGATAACGGGTCACCATGTGCCAAGAATCCTTGTAACAACGGCGGCACCTGTCGAGAAAATGCACGCGGGGAGTATCAATGCATATGCGATGTGAATCACAGTGGCGACCACTGCGAGACCGAGGTGAATGTGCATCCGTTGTGCCAGGCGAGTCCCTGCCTCAACAACGGTGCCTGCGTTGTGCTCGCCGGCAGCTCCAGCCCCATCTGTGAGTGCAAAAAGGGCTATACGGGAGTGCGCTGTGAGATCGACATGGATGAGTGCGCCTCACAGCCGTGCCAGAACAATGGCAGCTGCATCGATCGCAACAATGGCTTCAGCTGCGATTGCAGCGGCACCGGCTACACTGGCCCCTTCTGCCAGACGAACATTGATGAGTGCGAGCTGCAGAACCCGTGCCTCAATGGAGGACATTGCTTCGATACCTACGGATCCTACACGTGCCAATGCTTGGATGGCTGGCATGGCGAAATATGTGAGAAGCCCATCAGCTGCCAGACTCAGCAGTGTCTCAACGGCGGCACCTGTGTCAACAAGCCCATCGGTTTCCAGTGCATCTGTGCGCCGGAGTACAGTGGAGAGCTGTGTCAACTCGGACCCAGTTGTGCCCAAACGTGTCCCATCGACTCGGAGTGTATTGGCGGCGTCTGCGTGTGTAAGCCAGGCACATCGG gCCCCATTGGTCATTGtctgccaacaacaactacaccgACACCagaacagccaacaacaactatgctTATCACAACCTCAGCCATGcgaattacaacaacaacaacacctccaataaccacaacaacaacagatagtaacaaacaacaacaacaactactattactacaacaacaacaacaacaacaatcagcacCAACCCAACGCTCGGCATCACTGAATGCATGTCCCCAAGAAAATTGCTTGAACGGTGGCACCTGCCTGGGATATAACAGTAACAATTATACCTGTATATGTGCTAGTGGATACACAG GTTACAATTGCCAACTGAACTCGGCCGATGGCGGCACCACCTTAGCCCTGACTCCCATCAACTGTAATGCCACCAATGGCAAATGCCTCAATGGGGGCACTTGCTCCATGAATGGCACACACTGTTACTGTGCCGTTGGCTTCTCGGGTGATCGTTGCGAAAAAGTCGAAAACTGCACACCGCTCAACTGCCAGGAACCGATGATCTGTGCCCAGAATCAATGCATTTGCCCAGAGAATAAGATTTGCAATCAGTGTGCCACACATCCGTGCCAGAATGGCGGTGCTTGCCTCGATCTGCCTAATGGCGATTACGAGTGCAAGTGCCAACGCGGCTGGATGGGTAGGACTTGTGGCAACGATGTGGATGAGTGCGTGCAGCAGCCCAACATATGCGGCAACGGCATCTGCAAGAACGAGAAGGGATCTTACAAGTGTTATTGCACTCCTGGCTTTACGGGCATTCATTGTGACTCCGATGTGGATGAGTGCTTGAGTCATCCCTGTCTACATGGGGCAACATGCCACAACAAG ttgtttttctttaaatacgGAAAGCATCGGATATTGAGACAA ATCAACGCCTATGAGTGCGATTGCAAACCGGGTTATCAAGGTGAAAATTGCGAGATTGACATCGATGAGTGCATCAGCAATCCATGCTCGAATGGATCCACCTGCATCGATATGATTAACAACTTCACTTGCTCCTGCATACCGGGAATGACGGGTCGCATCTGTGACATTGATATCGACGATTGCATCTCGGCGCCATGCCAGAATAATGGTCTCTGTATCGACGAATTAGGTGGCTTCCATTGTGACTGCAGTGGCACTGGTTATGAGGGCAAGAACTGCGAGCTGAATATTGATGAATGCGTTTCGAATCCTTGTAAGAATGGCGCCAGATGCATTGATAAGGTGAAGGACTACTTCTGCGAGTGTCACGGCGGCTACAATGGCAAGAATTGTGAGCAGGATATCAATGAGTGCGAAAGCAATCCCTGTCAATACAATAGCACCTGCTTAGAACGTTCCAATTCAACACTGTACCAGATGAGCAAAAATATGGATCTACCTCGCGTTTTCAGTCAATCGTTTAGCTATGAGAATGCAAGCGG TTATGAATGCGTTTGTGTGCCTGGCATAATTGGGAAGAACTGTGAGATCAACATCAACGAATGCGAGAGTAATCCCTGCAGCAAGCATGGAACTTGTAACGACGGA ATTGGCACCTATACGTGTGAATGTGATCCTGGCTTCGAGGGCACTCACTGTGAAATCAACATTGATGAATGCGATCGCTATAATCCCTGCCAGAATGGCACCTGCATCGATCAAATCAACGACTACGATTGCGACTGTGATGCCAACTTCGGTGGCAAGAACTGTTCCGTGCCTTTGATTGGCTGTCTGAGTGGACCGTGTCTTAACAATGGAACCTGTCGTCCCTATTTGGTCAATGAGACAACGCATCTCTTCAACTGCTCATGCGAACATGGTTTCCAGGGCTACACATGTGAGAAGACCACCACTCTGTCCATGGTTGTCAGCAGTTTAATTACTGTTAAGACTCAGCGTGACGAAGGCTACGATATTAATTTGCAGTTTAAGACAACGTTGCCTAACGGTGTGTTGGCCTTTGGCACTTCGGGTGGTCAGAATGAGCCGGTTAGCTATATATTGGAGCTGATCAATGGTCGTCTCAATCTGCACTCGTCGCTGCTAAACAAATGGGAGGGAGTCTTCATTGGCTCCAAGCTGAACGACAGCAATTGGCACAAAGTGTTTGTTGCCATCAATACATCCCATTTGGTGCTCTCTGCCAACGATGAGCAGGCCATCTTTCCGGTGGGTTCCTATGAGACGGCCAACAACAGTCAACCTTCGTTTCCACTCACTTATCTGGGCGGAACCATTCCCAATCTGAAGTCTTATTTGCGTCATTTGACCCATCAACCGTCGAGTTTTGTGGGCTGCATGCAGGATGTTGTGGTCAATGGCAAATGGATCTTCCCTGATGAACAGGATACGGATGAAAATACTAAGCTGTCCTATGTGCAAAGCGGTTGTCCGCGTACCGAGCAGTGCAAACCTAATCCCTGTCATTCGAATGGCGAGTGCACAGATCTTTGGCACACCTTTGCCTGCCACTGTCCCAGACCCTTCTTTGGACACACGTGCCAGCACA ATATGACGGCTGCAACGTTTGGTCATGAGAATACGACGCACTCGGCGGTGATTGTAGAGACAACGGATGTGGCCAGACGTGCTATACGATCCATTCTGGACATATCAATGTTTATACGCACTCGAGAACCGGCTGGACAAGTCTTCTATCTGGGGAGTGATCCACGCAAGGCGCCCACCAAAA ATGTTGGCGACTCGTATGTGGCGGCTAAACTGCACGGCGGTGAATTGCTGGTCAAAATGCAGTTCAATGGCACACCAGAGGCGTATACAGTTGGTGGCCAGAAGCTGGACAATGGCTATAATCATCTCATTGAGGTGGTTCGCAATCAAACCCTAGTGCAGGTCAAGCTCAATGGCACCGAATACTTCCGCAAAACGCTATCGACGACGGGTCTATTGGATGCGCAAGTGCTATACTTGGGCGGTCCGGCACCAACGCGGGAGTCTCTGTTGCCAGCAAGCACTGAGCCCGGACTTGATGAGAGCAGCTTAGCAACTAGCAATGCAGCCATTTCTAAGGAGTTGGATGACAGCAAGGATTACTTCAAGGGCATTATTCAGGATGTGAAAGTGAGCAATGGCTCCTTGAATATGATTGTCGAGATGTATCCACTGAATGTGACcgatgtgaatgtgaatgctaAGCCTTTTGGTGTGGTAAGCATTGATCGTGCCTCTGTGCTGCCTGGCGAGGTTTCCGATGATCTGTGCCGCAAAAATCCTTGCAAGCACAATGCCGAGTGCAGAAATACATGGAACGACTACAGCTGCAAGTGTCCGAATGGCTACAAAGGCAAGGATTGCCAAGAGATTGAGTTCTGTCAACTGGTCACCTGCCCAGGTAGCAGTGTCTGCCAGAATCTGGACGATGGCTACGAATGCTTGACTAACATTACGTTTACGGGCCAGGAGCATACACCCTTGGTGTTTAACTACTTCAAGGAGCCGCTGGCTGATGAGAATGGTGTCACTAAGCAACCAATACTCAAGCCTGTCATAGAGATTGCATATAGAACGCGAGCCGGCGGCACTTTGCTCTTCAttgacaacaacgacagcttCTTTGAGATTGGCGTTAATGGCGGACGTGTGACGGTCACTTGGAAACTGAATAATCTGCATATTGGCGAATCGGGACGCTTCGAGAAAGAGAACACTGATGGCGAATGGAGTCGCATTTATTTGCGTGCTCACGGTGGGAAACTGGAAGGCGGTTGGAAGGGCTGGGAGTCGATGGTGGATCCCACTCCTGGCTTCTCGACGGACATTGATCAGGGCGCATTCCAAGAGTTGCTTTCGAGCAGCACACAAGTCTACCTGGGCGGCATGCCGGAGTCGCGTCACTCACGTGGCTCCACGCAATCATCGCAGCAAGGCTCCCAGTTCAAGGGTTGCCTAGGGGAGGCTCGAGTTGGTGACTTGCTGCTGCCCTACTTCTCCAACGCCGAACTGTATCCGCCCACCGAGAACGTCTCTGTACAACTGCAAGCACAGTTCCGCTTGAACTCATCGCGACCCGAGGAAGGCTGCATCCTGTGCTTCCAGGTGGACTGTAAAAATTGGGGCTACTGCAATGTGCCCACTGAGGAGTACGCTTGCACCTGCCAAGCGGGCTATGAGGGAGACGACTGCGCTACAGATATTGACGAGTGCCTCAACACACACTGCGAGAACAATGGCACCTGCATCAACCAGGTGGCTAATTTCTATTGTCAGTGCCAGCCAGGATTCGAGGGTCGCTACTGCGAGCAAAATATTGATGAATGTGCCACGCAGCCGTGTCACAATGGAGGCAATTGCACGGATTTGATAGCTGCCTACGAGTGCATCTGTCCGGATGACTATACAGGTCCACAATGTGACGCCCTCAAGCAGATGACCTGCGAGAACGAGCCCTGTCGCAATGGTTCCAGTTGTGAGAATGGTTTCA ATGCTCAAACCGGCAATAACTTCACCTGCACTTGCTCCATGGGCTTTGAAGGTCCACTATGCGACACGCCCTTCTGCGAGTTGACACCCTGCGCCAACGGTGGCCTCTGTCTGTCCACCAACACA ATACCTAATTGCAAGTGCAGTCTAGGGTATACGGGTCGTCTGTGTGAACAGGAGATCGACGAGTGCGCATCCAATCCCTGCCAGAATGGCGGCTTGTGTCAAGATCTTGTAGGTGGGTATGTCTGCAACTGCTTTTCAACGGGCTTCGACGGCATCCACTGCGAAAATGACATCGACGAGTGCGCTCACGATGAGTATTGCGGTGGTCTTGGACGTTGCATTAATATGCCGGGCAGCTTCAAGTGCATTTGCCAGACACCTTTCTGCGGCGCCTACTGCAACGTCACCGATCCTTGCAATACACCAAACATATGCGCCAATGGCGGGCAGTGCACAGAGACCTGTGGCGCAGAGGCTGATTACTCTTGTAATTGCACGGAAGGTTTTATGGGCAAGAACTGCACAGCATTG ATTATGGCTAAAGATGATGGACCCTCGACAACGGATATTGCCATCATTGTGATACCCGTTGTTGTCGTTCTACTGTTGATTGCAGGCGCACTGCTGGGCACCTTCTTGGTAATGGCACGAAATAAGCGTGCCACACGAGGCACCTACAGTCCGAGTGCGCAGGAATATTGCAATCCACGGCTAGAAATGGATAATGTGCTAAAGCCACCGCCAGAGGAACGACTTATTTAG